One Notolabrus celidotus isolate fNotCel1 chromosome 18, fNotCel1.pri, whole genome shotgun sequence DNA window includes the following coding sequences:
- the tnrc6b gene encoding trinucleotide repeat-containing gene 6B protein, whose amino-acid sequence MEDKKRKKDDKRKREASQKVTEQKNKVPDLSKTASAQSPATQSSSASPSPGPTPSASPSPATLGPGSAANPSQGGNNAKRLAVANGQPTSNTISSSTAGGPSAAGNSSAGSGGGAQAPQQQPRYMPREVPPRFRCQQDHKVLLKRGQPPLSSMLLGGGGGGGGGGGGGDGPNANMAAVSDSGAAASSLTLTSSSVAASTTTTSNYANSMWGTSSGSQASSQGREKVIVDGNDLEEWPSIAGSDGGGASFTGAGGGISNNGMPVNSISASGNQSSPTSSFSLPNECMQSSNSVAWGMAASQGHLGGGNAVAGPLLQQPSSLSKASTVPGSHDASGPVDGSSGVTGANFNPNANPSAWPALVQQEGPTAAGEGGPSSFHHQGPGGSLSANSSASLGLGLGSGAGGVLGGHPPLSVNQSNPHQRQLHQMQSRDRELGGGKWDSESAGPKIVGGEGIGGGMDCSVGGGEISVGDHSLNSSWRGQPSYPAANSKTGASRTDGWEGGGGGAGGFGAAEGDNGTSGWGYPNSTSGVSAWGSAGTGGNSSQTSGVSQGVWGSSGVGADRGVSSGDWGGNPTSIGGANTGGEGIGGACSSNSSSSGGSTAGNPPAASASSSTTTTMTRAWDNQKGEVDTGEWGGGSEEQGAQGGSSSSGGNSRSESGSSHSRTRRPPPNADAALQSLLSRSDLDPRVLSNTGWGQTQIRQNTSWEFEGHGGQSKGGSSSATSKQPSTLGGSSQYSRTQIPDSMGPGVGSSLVPSAGSSGEGWESSSNSSSSGASLSGRAPPPSGPNMRSLGVSQSGPVTTTGPGMGSGVIPAHSQQGKASGWGGGGMGGGDGQESKGWGNEDWRDSRSSSIGGTGGGWGDVSQQGDPASGGWGGSQEEKGKGGWKEMGGNGGGSGWGSGQKAGGGRDWGEQLSKSSSGGSGWEDERNNGGNSGGDTGAGGWGSWDEGAPRRTWGAGGTGGGGSGGGGVGVGGMGSKPNQSWSGGNKMHQMPNSQQGSITGPQAQLQQQQSQPRNQHPQRQQTLDQGAMQGGGGRKTISQVENQNQSSGWTSGPIPGGSLGGGSGSEPSGWEEPSPQSISRKNEIDDGTSAWGDPTHYNYKPVNLWDKNSAPAGQQPHSQNQAQQQQPQQQQKQQQQQQQQQQQQQPPPLPQQQQQQQQPQQQPQQLQQQQQGPPIQQQPSRQAAGLGGCRDFNTGHGPAKPSPVGPSSWGGTSPTSPTVDNGTAAWGKPKEVPTGWGDHDDTGGKTTGWGNPPPNPIKSGSKSMQDGWGEKESSVAASRHSSWEDEEEGGGMWNSAGSQGSSSSWGHGSNGGWGQGQAVKKPSNKGPMKPAGDSWMSPINRQFSNMGLLNDDPSGPNMDLAPGSLQEKKIEMDKRGVVMNDYNGDLRKGGRGGGGGMAYRPPGSKEAVPGDAGSYYDKTLPLTNQDWCLGEEGPYSLYSPPTVYKPHSLFNHTVPFRQGGHSIFGSGCGMAPSRHQPSVPPLNQSPGIRAQVPHQFLSPQVPGSMLKQMPPPSGSVGGVGSVGGMAGLGGGVFPPQLSPQHIAMLSSIYPPHIQFQLACQLLLQQQQQPQQQPQQLLQNQRKFTPNVRQQADPQQLARIMAVLQQQRQQQQVGGLGGSSKLSPSHHGGGGGGGPKLPGADPLPHPGLAGSLADLHQKTLGPYSGFGSGVNLPVMDLGSPVVGGPGGMKDLGGQKSRFKWMMEGHSSPDASSPENAFHKNGPVTPMKMPGGSPYSQYDMMVGDGLSDNWHRTPGNKMGAKPVSTPSWPPEFQPGVPWKGIDRVDPESDPYMTPGSMMGNAVSPNLNDTEHQLLQDNPDSTPPLNTLLPSPGAWPYSASDSPLNNAHNSAKYTEYKTSWPPEPIGHKSWKASRGSSQNQLSRPPPGLASQKQPSPSPWSGGAPRLAGRSWAGGSSTTGSTWSDGSSRESCWLVLSNLTPQIDGSTLRTICMQHGPLLTFHLGLTQGNALIRYSSKQEAAKAQSALHMCVLGNTTILAEFVSEEDVARYIAHSQAGGAGTAGTTASSAGSGPTAASTVGANGNGGSCERVGAGGSSGGGVEGVSTAGAVGSGGAGHSSSGWQSLDSTGSSSDQPATQGSGLGIFAQWSNGAGVGTAGGVEAGRQGLWGGMGGMSGAGYPGSSLWGAPTLEDCHQMGSPASLLPGDLLGGGSDSI is encoded by the exons ATGGAagacaagaaaaggaaaaaagacgACAAAAGGAAAAGGGAAGCCTCTCAGAAG gtcacagaacaaaaaaataaag TGCCAGACTTGTCAAAGACTGCGTCCGCTCAGTCTCCCGCCACTCAAAGCAGCTCTGCTTCCCCCAGCCCTGGACCCACCCCCTCTGCCTCCCCATCCCCAGCCACCTTGGGCCCTGGCAGTGCTGCCAACCCGTCACAGGGCGGCAACAATGCCAAGCGCCTGGCGGTGGCCAACGGACAGCCCACCTCCAACACCATTTCTTCCTCCACCGCTGGCGGCCCCAGTGCTGCTGGAAACAGCAGTGCAGGTAGCGGGGGCGGAGCCCAGGCGCCTCAGCAGCAACCACGCTACATGCCGCGAGAAGTGCCGCCACGATTTCGCTGCCAGCAGGACCATAAAGTGCTACTGAAGAGGGGTCAGCCACCACTGTCCTCTATGCTGCtgggggggggaggaggaggaggaggaggaggaggaggaggggatggcCCCAAtgcaaacatggctgctgtctCAG ATTCTGGTGCAGCTGCCTCCTCATTGACCCTCACCTCATCATCAGTTGctgcttctactactactacttctaattatgcaaattccATGTGGGGGACAAGCTCAGGCAGCCAGGCCTCCTCTCAGGGCAGGGAGAAGGTGATTGTTGATGGCAACGACCTGGAGGAGTGGCCTAGCATTGCTGGCAGTGATGGGGGAGGAGCTTCTTTCACTGGAGCTGGAGGGGGCATCAGCAACAACGGAATGCCTGTGAACAGCATCAGTGCCTCTGGCAACCAATCCTCACCCACTTCCTCGTTCTCTTTGCCCAATGAATGTATGCAGTCGTCAAACAGCGTGGCGTGGGGGATGGCTGCCTCCCAGGGTCATCTTGGAGGAGGGAATGCAGTAGCTGGGCCTCTGCTACAACAGCCCTCTTCACTTTCCAAAGCCTCCACTGTGCCAGGAAGCCATGATGCCAGTGGCCCCGTTGATGGCAGCAGTGGTGTTACAGGTGCCAACTTCAATCCAAATGCCAACCCTTCAGCCTGGCCTGCGCTGGTGCAGCAGGAGGGGCCTACTGCTGCTGGGGAAGGGGGTCCGTCTTCCTTCCATCACCAGGGCCCTGGAGGGTCTTTGTCTGCCAACAGCTCTGCTTCCCTTGGCCTGGGGCTGGGAAGTGGGGCAGGCGGGGTGCTGGGGGGTCACCCACCTTTATCTGTGAATCAATCAAACCCTCATCAGCGCCAACTTCACCAAATGCAatccagagacagagagcttgGAGGGGGGAAGTGGGACAGCGAATCAGCGGGACCAAAAATTGTAGGGGGGGAAGGCATTGGGGGAGGAATGGACTGTAGTGTCGGAGGAGGCGAGATCAGTGTGGGAGACCACAGCCTCAACTCCTCATGGAGAGGCCAGCCTTCTTACCCTGCAGCTAACTCCAAAACGGGTGCCTCAAGAACTGATGgttgggagggtggaggaggtggagcaggGGGCTTCGGAGCTGCTGAAGGAGATAATGGGACCTCGGGTTGGGGGTACCCGAATTCCACTAGTGGGGTTAGTGCTTGGGGCAGTGCTGGAACTGGGGGTAACAGTAGTCAGACCTCCGGGGTATCTCAGGGAGTGTGGGGGTCATCAGGAGTCGGAGCGGACAGAGGGGTTTCTAGTGGTGATTGGGGTGGTAACCCCACCAGTATTGGTGGAGCTAATACTGGAGGTGAAGGAATTGGTGGAGCTTGCAGCAGTAACAGCAGCAGTAGTGGAGGCAGCACAGCTGGCAACCCTCCTGCagcttctgcctcttcctcaaCCACCACTACTATGACCAGAGCCTGGGACAATCAGAAGGGAGAAGTTGATACAGGGGAATGGGGTGGGGGATCAGAAGAACAGGGAGCACAGGGAGGATCTTCATCCAGTGGTGGAAACTCCAGGAGTGAAAGCGGCAGCAGTCACAGTCGTACTCGCCGCCCACCTCCTAACGCTGACGCTGCCTTACAGAGCCTGCTCAGCCGGTCTGATCTGGACCCTCGGGTTCTGTCCAACACTGGCTGGGGCCAAACACAGATCCGACAAAACACATCCTGGGAATTTGAAGGACATGGGGGACAAAGTAAAGGAGGATCGTCATCAGCTACATCAAAACAACCATCTACTCTTGGTGGTTCTTCTCAGTATTCTAGAACCCAAATCCCTGATTCTATGGGTCCAGGGGTTGGTTCTTCCCTTGTTCCCTCAGCTGGGTCCTCTGGAGAGGGctgggagagcagcagcaacagtAGCAGTAGTGGGGCCTCTTTGTCTGGGAGAGCCCCACCACCTTCAGGCCCCAACATGAGGAGTCTTGGCGTCTCACAATCTGGGCCAGTGACCACAACAGGGCCAGGTATGGGGTCTGGGGTAATTCCAGCACACAGCCAGCAGGGGAAGGCTTCAggctggggtggaggagggatgGGGGGTGGGGATGGCCAGGAGTCCAAGGGTTGGGGGAATGAGGATTGGAGAGACAGTCGTAGTAGTAGTATTGGAGGAACTGGAGGTGGATGGGGTGATGTTTCTCAGCAGGGTGACCCAGCGAGTGGAGGCTGGGGAGGAAGtcaggaggagaaagggaaaggggGGTGGAAAGAAATGGGAGGAAATGGAGGGGGAAGTGGGTGGGGATCAGGACAGAAGGCTGGAGGAGGTAGGGATTGGGGAGAGCAACTGTCCAAATCAAGTAGTGGAGGAAGTGGTTGGGAGGATGAGAGAAACAATGGAGGAAACTCAGGTGGAGATACAGGTGCAGGTGGTTGGGGTAGTTGGGACGAAGGTGCTCCCCGTAGAACCTGGGGAGCAGGGGGCACAGGGGGAGGAGGtagtggaggagggggggtgggtGTTGGGGGCATGGGATCTAAACCCAATCAAAGTTGGAGTGGAGGAAACAAAATGCACCAGATGCCAAACAGCCAGCAGGGCTCCATCACAGGCCCGCAGGCACAACTGCAACAGCAACAATCACAGCCCCGCAATCAACATCCACAGCGACAGCAAACGTTGGACCAAGGGGCTATGCAAGGGGGCGGTGGGAGAAAAACGATCTCTCAAGTCGAGAATCAGAACCAAAGCTCAGGCTGGACCTCAGGGCCAATCCCTGGTGGTTCTTTAGGAGGTGGAAGTGGATCTGAACCAAGTGGCTGGGAGGAACCCTCGCCACAGTCAATTAGTAGGAAGAATGAGATAGATGATGGAACATCAGCATGGGGAGACCCAACCCATTACAACTACAAGCCGGTTAACCTGTGGGACAAGAACAGTGCCCCTGCTGGACAGCAGCCTCATAGCCAGAATcaggcacagcagcagcagccgcaacaacaacaaaaacaacaacaacaacaacagcagcagcagcagcagcagcagccgccgcCGCTgccacaacagcagcagcagcagcagcagccgcagcagcagccgcagcagctgcaacagcagcagcagggacctCCAATACAGCAGCAGCCCAGCAGGCAAGCTGCAGGGCTTGGAGGTTGCAGAGACTTTAACACTGGCCACGGACCTGCAAAACCTTCACCTGTTG GTCCTTCAAGTTGGGGTGGAACCTCTCCAACTAGTCCCACAGTAGACAATGGCACGGCAGCTTGGGGGAAACCCAAAGAAGTCCCTACTGGCTGGGGAGATCATGATGATACTGGAGGGAAGACTACGGGCTGGGGTAACCCTCCTCCCAACCCTATCAAATCTG GTTCAAAGTCTATGCAAGATGGCTGGGGTGAAAAAGAGAGCTCTGTTGCCGCCTCGCGTCACTCAAGTtgggaggatgaagaggagggagggggcatGTGGAACAGCGCTGGCTCCCAGGGAAGCAGCTCGTCTTGGGGACATGGAAGCAACGGGGGCTGGGGACAGGGCCAGGCAGTAAAGAAGCCCAGCAACAAG ggTCCAATGAAGCCTGCTGGAGACTCATGGATGAGCCCCATCAACAGACAGTTCTCTAACATGGGACTGCTG AATGATGATCCCAGCGGCCCAAACATGGACCTGGCTCCAGGTTCTCTTCAGGAAAAGAAGATTGAAATGGATAAAAGAGGCGTGGTGATGAACGATTACAATGGAGATCtgagaaaaggaggaagaggaggaggaggggggatggCTTATCGCCCTCCTGGTTCCAAAGAGGCAGTACCTGGGGATGCTGGGTCCTACTATGACAAG ACCTTgcctttgaccaatcaggattgGTGCCTTGGGGAGGAGGGTCCTTACTCTCTGTACTCACCACCCACTGTCTACAAGCCCCATTCCCTCTTCAACCACACTGTCCCCTTTAGACAA GGTGGTCACAGTATCTTTGGCAGTGGATGCGGGATGGCTCCGTCAAGACACCAGCCAAGTGTCCCACCCCTAAACCAGTCCCCAGGGATACGAGCGCAAGTGCCTCATCAGTTCCTGTCACCTCAG GTGCCAGGCTCCATGCTGAAGCAGATGCCCCCTCCCAGCGGGAGCGTGGGGGGTGTCGGCAGCGTAGGAGGGATGGCAGGACTCGGGGGTGGTGTGTTCCCTCCACAGCTGTCCCCCCAGCACATCGCCATGCTCAGCAGCATCTACCCACCGCACATCCAGTTTCAGCTG GCTTgtcagctcctcctccagcagcagcagcagccccaaCAGCAGCCACAGCAGCTCCTGCAAAACCAGAGAAAGTTCACACCAAATGTGCGGCAGCAGGCTGACCCTCAGCAG CTGGCCAGGATCATGGCGGTGctacagcagcagaggcagcagcagcaggtcggGGGTTTAGGTGGCAGCTCCAAACTCTCCCCCTCCCACCacggtggaggtggaggagggggtccCAAACTGCCTGGGGCTGATCCCCTGCCCCATCCAGGCCTGGCAGGATCTTTGGCTGACCTGCACCAGAAAACTCTAGGGCCTTATTCTG GTTTTGGTTCTGGAGTGAACCTACCAGTTATGGACCTAGGCAGCCCTGTGGTGGGCGGTCCTGGAGGCATGAAGGACCTTGGTGGTCAGAAGTCCAGATTCAAATGGATGATGGAGGGACACTCATCTCCTGACGCCTCCTCACCAGAGAATGCATTCCACAAAAATG GTCCTGTCACCCCCATGAAGATGCCTGGGGGCTCGCCCTATTCTCAGTATGACATGATGGTTGGAGACGGGCTCAGTGACAACTGGCATCGCACCCCTGGAAACAAGATGGGTGCAAAGCCAGTCTCCACGCCCAGCTGGCCCCCTG AGTTCCAGCCAGGCGTGCCCTGGAAGGGAATCGACCGCGTCGACCCTGAATCTGACCCCTACATGACCCCAGggagcatgatgggaaatgcAGTGTCCCCCAACCTCAATGATACTGAGCACCAGTTGTTACAAGATAATCCAG ATTCCACTCCACCCCTCAACACCTTGCTGCCTTCACCTGGTGCCTGGCCCTACAGTGCCTCAGACAGTCCCCTAAACAATGCACACAACTCAG CAAAGTACACAGAATACAAGACCAGCTGGCCCCCAGAGCCAATTGGACACAAGTCCTGGAAAGCCAGCCGTGGCAGCAGCCAGAACCAGCTGTCCCGCCCACCTCCAGGACTAGCCAGTCAGAAGCAGCCGTCACCTTCTCCCTGGTCTGGAGGAGCCCCTCGGTTGGCTGGCCGTAGCTGGGCTGGGGGCTCAAGCACGACTG GCTCGACTTGGAGTGATGGTAGCTCACGGGAAAGCTGCTGGTTGGTGCTCAGCAACCTCACcccacag ATCGATGGCTCCACTCTGAGGACCATCTGTATGCAGCATGGCCCTCTGCTGACCTTTCACCTTGGCCTGACCCAGGGCAACGCTCTGATTCGCTACAGCTCCAAACAGGAGGCCGCCAAGGCCCAGAGCGCGCTGCACAT GTGTGTTCTGGGTAACACCACCATCTTGGCCGAGTTTGTGAGTGAGGAGGATGTGGCTCGCTACATTGCACATTCCCAGGCAGGAGGAGCAGGGACCGCTGGAACCACAGCCAGCTCTGCAGG